A genomic stretch from Candidatus Bathyarchaeota archaeon includes:
- the pxpB gene encoding 5-oxoprolinase subunit PxpB, whose product MYQTAKYMPVGDRALLIEFGNTISLDVNQKVHTLNRAISQLELQNVEECVPTYRSLLVYYDPLKTSYEQLVFRLKDLEERLDEFNVSIRKRLIEVPVVYGGKYGPDLGYVAKYHDLDKEDVIRLHSERKYTVYMIGFVAGFPYLGEVADEIATPRLKTPRLRVPAGSVGIAEKQAGIYPCESPGGWQIIGRTPLKFFDARKHPPALIQPGDTVKFKQVVKEEFQNFSQEQQK is encoded by the coding sequence TTGTATCAAACTGCGAAGTACATGCCTGTGGGCGACAGAGCATTATTGATTGAATTCGGTAACACAATAAGCCTAGATGTCAACCAGAAGGTGCACACCTTGAATCGTGCAATTTCCCAGCTTGAGCTGCAAAATGTTGAAGAATGTGTACCAACATACCGTTCACTCCTCGTTTACTATGACCCGTTGAAGACAAGCTACGAACAGTTGGTCTTTAGATTAAAAGACCTTGAAGAAAGACTTGACGAATTTAATGTTTCAATCCGAAAGCGGCTAATTGAAGTGCCCGTGGTTTACGGCGGCAAATATGGACCCGACCTCGGTTATGTTGCTAAATATCACGATCTCGATAAAGAAGACGTTATTAGACTACATAGCGAAAGGAAATACACAGTTTATATGATTGGTTTTGTCGCTGGCTTCCCCTACTTAGGCGAGGTAGCCGATGAAATTGCGACACCGAGACTGAAAACACCGCGGCTGCGAGTTCCAGCAGGATCTGTAGGGATAGCTGAAAAACAGGCAGGCATATACCCGTGTGAGTCTCCGGGAGGATGGCAGATAATTGGTCGAACTCCTCTAAAGTTTTTCGACGCCAGAAAGCATCCACCAGCCTTGATACAACCCGGCGACACTGTGAAGTTCAAACAAGTCGTAAAAGAAGAGTTTCAAAACTTCAGTCAGGAACAACAAAAATGA